The Oxyura jamaicensis isolate SHBP4307 breed ruddy duck chromosome 3, BPBGC_Ojam_1.0, whole genome shotgun sequence genome segment GGTAGAGAAGTTTTCCAGTTGGATTGTCAGTTAGGTGGAAACTATTTAAAAAGGCcgaaaatatttaaattacaacTGTAACAGACTTGAGCAATCCAATAGCTCAAATATATTGGAAAGAAGTATAATagtatttgaaaatgtcttgCATGTATTAAATTATCTCCATTCCCTTTCCAGAACTAACTTTATCTTAGATTTTGTCTCTGTTTGCTTCTTGTATGAGTTTTTACATTATCTCCTACATTCTGATCTATTGTAACTTATTAAAAACTCTCATCATAATAATTAAAGAATGTTGTGACCAAGAGCATAATCAGTTATAACACTTGTTAAATGTTAAGTGAATAAAATGACATTGAATAAATGTCAGTGTGACATGTAGTActcaaaaactttaaaaaaatgcagcttccttcCCTTGCAATggttattttctgaatttatattttGGGATCAACAATATTAACtgatatattttactgtttttctattATATTGTTCTGTCACCTCCTTTTACAGATACCTCGCTCTTGTCCAGCCATTCTGCCTAACCCACCTGCAAACAAGATCAAAGACAATTCGAGTCAACTTTTGTTTATGGGTAGCATCACTTATTCTGGTGTTCCCTGTATGGGTCTACTCAAAAGTAATAAAGTTCAAAGATGGTTTAGAGTGTTGTGCTTTTGATCTGGCCTCACATGGTGATGTTCTCTTGTAAGACTTTAAAGCTTCTGGGACCATATCTTCAGTTGGTGTTGAGTACACCATCCATTTTGTCTTTGATATCTCTGAGaggtgggtggatggatggagggatggatggatgggtggatggatggatggaaggCATAGAATTAAAGGCCAAAGCTGAGCCCTGTGTCATTCATATTATTACAACTCAGATTGCATTGGTAATATAGAGGCAGCCCCCGTGCAATCCAGTTCAGCAAGACAGCTCCACATAGCAAAAGTAATGGTGAAGGATCTCTGTTTCTCCTTATCATTTCTTCCAGCAGCTAGGTAACTATTGTTCACAAATGGGATCTCATTGCCCTTCCTCACCTGTCAGACTTTCATTTTTGGAAGATAGATCTTGGAAGAATTTAAACATTCCTCAAATTGCATACAAAACTCCAGTGTTTCATGGCCAAGCAGAATCATGTTTTGTTGAATTCAAACCAGCTTGTTGAATGAAAACTAGCAAGGGACATTAAGGacaattttaaaagccttttttggaaaagaaaaccaatatGGGGTGATACTGGGTATTTTTATATTAGCATGTTCATTTGGATCAGGAATGTATTTTTGGGGTGAGTCTCCCAGCTGTATTTAATTACCACACTTGAGGTCATATTATTCATCAGTCTCAGAGCACATGATCTGTATTCTTTTCAGGtgaaatcaaactgaaaaaatagaTCCAGGAATTTGATGAATTGACTCCAACCACTGTTGTGTACTCAGTCCTTAATCCACAGGATCCAATTAGAGAAAATCCACAGGATCCAATTAGAGAAAATCCAAAATTTAACTCCTTGACCTGAGTATAATTTGCTAGGTCCTCAGCACCAAAAACTGCACTCCACAGATTTGCACTACTCAGTTGTACTACTTACTAGCCAATGTAGACAAATcccaggggaaagaaaaaaattatatttttaagccTCTTTTGTTACAactccttctctctccctggcccccccggcccccccctccccccctccccccccccccgatttttaatggaattaatTCTAACTTTGGAGCACCAGATAAAGGGGGAGGAAATATGTAGCAGTAcagaaggtaaaatattttgctgccaGGAAAGCTTGATGCAATTCACTGCTGAAGATTTAAGGTAttagtgaaaacaaacactgaaatatgagtgattattttcaagaaattgTGAAGGACATGAAACCCCCAATGGCCTGAAGAAATCAGATTAAATCAGAGGAAAACAGGGATGAAAGGATTTGGGGAATTCAGCCTAGTCCATCCTCTCTTGGATGGCATGACCAATTGTCAGAAGTCTGTTTaattctgcttcagaagttTTAACACAGAAAAGTATAAAGATGAGTTAAAAGAGACTCTAGTGAATAGATTAAAAAACATTGAACTTAAATTCAATATCCAGAAAGTTTAACAAGTTATTAAGCTATTAATCTGTAAggtgacaagaaaaaaaataataataataattaaaaaaataactacatGCATTTGTCAGGaccatattaaaacaaaaagatataatttccttctttaatgGAAATTCTCcagtttataaagaaaaaatagaaaaaaatatcttaaattttaacaaaatgtcTGGAATAAAATAGGAAAGATGTTGTAGGTTGATGCaagaatgtttgaaaaaaatcagtgctaaGAAAGTGGTCACCACTGGTTTACTATCAGGCTAGCAAAATACCAGGGGACTAAGAAGGTCGTGTCTTGCATAGAAGTTTGCAATAATTTTCATTACAggtgctgaaaaaaaagcacacatatGCATAATTTGGAAAGCTAAGATGTATAATTTGTGGTTGTCTTGTTGTAGTCAACAGTATTTCTCAAACTGCCGGGCACAGATTTTATTCCTAAATATACTTACAGTTCTGAATAACTGCTACTACCTAAAAACAGGTTCCATGTATCTCTAATAAAGAATCAGAAAACAGAGATCACTTtatgaaaaacataattttatttctttacatttatgAGATTTTCTTCACATAATCACattgttctttctctttgcaCTTTCTTTTACAGGTATACACTTTATAACAACTTTATACACTATaacaactttcttttttcctttgccactgatatttatttgctacattttaattttatgttacaCATGGGATACGTATcagcaaaacaagaaagcagaaagataaaCTGCTATTCATTGTTCTTCCTGTTTCAGATTCTCTGCTCAGGCTGTAGAGGTTTTGTAGGTTTCTAGCCTGTAACAGGCTAAAAGGAATAGCCCTAAAATGGCACGTGGGCGCCGCACCATGCGACTCTGTGTTTCTGATGCTGCATTAAGTTCCCCATAACGGATGAGATTTAGTGGAAGAAGCAAGATAACTCAGCTTGAAGGAAACTgattaaaattagaaaagaaaattatggcAGAATTCCTTAGCTTATCTGTGGAGAGCACAAaggcatcacagaatcacagaattttagtggttggaagggacctcgaaagatcatctggtccaaccctcctgccaaagcaggtttttttagagcaggctgcccaggtaggcatccagacggaCCTTGAATAAAGGCACGGTTCAACCCTATActtctggctgcaggagggcatCTGCCCAACAAGCTCTCAAGAAATGCTGGGAAGACATGTCTTCCAGGTCTGGTAGCAGCCACCATACCCTGGGGGCCCCATGCACATTTCACAAGGAGGCACAGGCTGCCTGAGGAAGCCACAAAAACAACACCACAAAATTGACAgatgaaacaaagctgaaataCAGTTTCTCAGCTCctcatcagcattttttttttctaggactAAGTGTTTTGGATCTCAGCTTTACCAATTTCCCATGAAAAAGGTAATTCGTTTACATTTTAGTGTGGTTTTTGATCCCTCAGGCAGGCGTAttgtttgcttctcttctccttaAGCTCCTAATAGccatgttttgaaaaatgttgcaaaacTATATAGCTTTCATGttgaaaaaaggcaaacattttaaattaagtaaTTGTCAGTGTTTCATCAATTATACATAAACAATTATCCTGTATTTGTGTGACATAGCATCAAATTCAGCctaatcagaagaaaaaataatgagcaaataaacaaacaacaacaacaacaaataataataataaaaaaagtctttgagAGCTGATCTTTGCTTGCACTGCAGGTGATTTTGGTCTCAAATGACTGCCATTCATCAGTATGTTCAATCCATGACATCATTTTCTCACTTTGAATTTCCATGCTTAGGatccttttattttgcagttataACACCAGTATCCCCAGGCAAAGAGTCATGAAGCTCACTAAGATGATGTTCGCTCTGGTCATTGTGTTTGTGGTAACCGCTGCCCCATTCCATGTGATCCAGCTTGTGAATCTTCAGGTTTCTCACCCAACTCTAACCTTCTATGTGAGCTACTATGTCTCCATCTGCCTCAGCTatgtcagcagcagcattaaTCCATTTCTCTACATCCTGCTCAGTGGGACCTTCCAGAAGCTTCTCTGGAGGTGCATAAACATGGAAGTAAGGATGGCAGAAGGGGGTGTCAAACACATTGAAAACACCCTGAAGtcaagtttttgaaaaaaaatacattatctaCATGCCAATTTTATTGGTCACTATAGACAGGCCTGATTTCACTTCCTTCATCAAAGTGTAACTCAGACGTGTCTTTGTCACTGGAATTGTAGCAGTGTAAAGTTGGTATGAGAAGATGATCTGCTCCACTATTTGAAAAGTTATTGCTCCTAGAGGAGGGATTCTctgcaaaaatattcttcatgaTTGTGCCATTGCCTTTTTATGGTTATTTGTACATAGAAGAACCAAATGTATAGAGCCAGAAGtagacattaagaaaaaatatagtcCTCtggtagtaaaaaaaaaaaaaaaaaaaaaaagactgctgcAAACATTCAGGACATTGTGTATGAAGTCATGGAAACTGTTAATGACCACAAGAGACTTAGTTACTGATGACTCAGAAGAAGGGGGTAACTTTCGATTTTTATCTGTAGATATACAGCTGCCTCATCTGGCACTCATTCCCGCAGCTAttgaaggaaggagagagacaTAAAAGGACTTTTCAGAGGAAAACTACTTTTCAATTAACCTTTGTAAATATCCTTGCAAATAAAGATGTGAATTCACAATGTGCATCATTGGAAATGATTAAAcctaagttgttttttttaaatgtacatttcAGGGATAAgccttcacttttattttctcaaaatccCTGCTTCCAAGACAGCCATGTGAAGGGTCTCTAGTCCTTGAAGAGCTCAGTACTGGTTTCACTACCTTGAGTACTGGGAGGAACTTGGTGCATGCCCAGGATGCACTCTTACTCATCTCAGGAAGGGAAGAAGTCCTGCATGTTGCCAGTACTTAAACTACAAGATTTCCAGCACCAGAATGTAATCAAACAATATTATTAGGACCTTGACAGCTAGTAaagaaaactggggaaaaaatgttaaaaaatctAATGATATTGACAGAATTACACATCTGGTGTTCACCATACTGTGGGCTCATATTTGTCATATTCTCTCTTCAGATCACTTGCTCTTATCTCAGGAGTTTCACTAGGACCAAGCATTTTACTAGAACCATTTATGATTACAGTCTTGTTATTTTGAGACTTGGTGAATCTGAAATACTTAAAGTGCACCTCCTCATACTTGCAGTTAGTCCCCAGCTTCTCATCCTATCCCAATTGGCCTATTATGCACATATTTACAGCACTCTGAAGGTTGCACTCTGTGATCCTACTCTGTGATCTTCGAACCCACTCTGGAACACATGACACAGGAAAGATGACAACATCCTTCACCAagggagggctgggctgggcctTGTGACTCCCATTGAGTTGCAGATGCCCAGACTGTGGATGAGATACTGCCCTACTTTCTCCTGCCATCACATCTTAAGAAGAGGCCACTTCTGTATATAAACCACCTTTCTTCCAGGAGCTCTGATGGAAAAACCTTTGGCTGCACTGTGGAGGGGTCAAGGCACCTGAAGACATACATTCAGACTACAGTGAGCAGCAGTTGGACAGTAAATCATTAAGTGTGATAGAGATAGGTAGACAGATATATGGATAGATAGatggatggagagagagagagagagaaagaaagagagaaagaaagagagagagaggatgtCTTCTAACATGGACCTTAATATCATGATTGCTACCTTCTCCATTGCTTAAAGGAAGGCAGTGAAGGTTTTTTCACATGGGAAAACTGCTGAATTAATTTAGTTTAACTcaagtgagaaaagaaaaattcactGATTTATTAGTGAGGTATATTACCTGGTAATCTATGAACTATAATACTAAGGACTAACAACAGATCTAACAATACTAGGCACTTAGAAATGTTAGCATAAACATGTATAAATTTCTAAACACCCATCTGTATCTTGTTCCACAAAATGCTAGTCTTTGTAACTCCCTGATTAGTGTTTAAGCTGGTCatcctttttcaaaaaaaaaatctaaaagagaggaagaaaactgcagatAAAGACAACAGTTATGCTCAGTTGGGAACACTTTATTATCAGGATGATGAACAATCAAAAGGCACCAGTAAGTCAGTTTTAGGGACACCAGAAGTGTGAAAAGCAGACTCCAGACTTACAGACAATCTTTTCTGGGGACATATGCTCTGTGACTTTACCACAGCAGTTCTGTTTTCATGCAAGGTTTTGGTTCCAGATGGCAGTGGCAGATTGCTTGTCTCCATCTGCCTCCCAAACATAACAGGGTTTGGTGGTGTTAAGCTGGAAGTACTCTTCCAGTCAAAGCACATCTGAGCCCTGCAGTATGTGGCATCACTCCCAGCACATCGCCAAGCTCCAATTTAGAAGTTGCTGTCATTCTaatgcattttggttttgagaGGCAGGCTGGTTGCCATCGTACTTTTCTATTTCAAAGTATGCAATTGGAATTAATCACCAAGACCTGAAGGATACACACCAGAGAACATTCCTGATACTGAAAGAAGCTTTAGTTTTGTCCTtgtgcagatttattttttttaccattgaGCATTTATTTATCATGTTGCTAACAATGACCCAGACCTGCTCCCAAagccaaattaaaatatattttttctgtttgaaaaaatgtgacagaataaaaatatcttgtaaTTGGTACCCTACcacacaaactgaaaagaagaacCTCTGAAAGTAATAGCATAACTATGAATTGTCTGGGCCACTGGCTCCAGTCATAGTTCAAGCTCTAAACTTCATcgatgtgttttttttcataaaataccCTATGTAACAGGAGGGATAAGAAGATTAGCATGCTTGTGCTTTGCTTAGGCCATTTGtactaaaagggaaaaaataacaaaataacaaaagccttattaaaagtatatttataaGGTCTTTAAGACGAAAGTAAtggtttcttccttttatcataagtatttctgacattttgttCCAAtgaggttttcattttaaagaattcttTCCACATGGGATTTGTAAAACAATGTCTCCACACTTCCTTGTCTTCTTGAGCAGTGCAACAAGCTCTGCTGGGGAATATTCTCAGTGTTTAATAAATCACATTAGAGACCATATAGAGATGTCTTTTACCTTCCTGTGGACAcagtcattttagaaaaaaacagatctttCTATGTTGCAAGCATTATCTTTTCTAAATATACTATAGTTGCAGCTTTGATTCAGCAAAATACTTATGCACCTGTTTCTGCCTGTTCAATTCATCTGGATTTAGGAGTATACTTGAACACTTTGACAGGCCTATCTTCTGGTCTCCTGTAGAGAAATGAGAATATCAGAGTTATTTCCTTAGCTTTTTGTAAATCACTTCTTGAAGACAAAGAAACATTATCTTGGCTGTGTGATATGATGTACTGCTTTGTCTCCCTCATGGTCTGAGATCTGGAAGGGCTTTGGCCAGCTCTGAAGCTCCAAGCTAAGTGGGAGGATTGAAGACACTTAAATCTGCACCCATCACTGCAGCAAATGAGTCAGATAAAGCTGAAATTTCAGCAAAGATTCTCCTGACCAGATTTCAAGCCATTTGTCTGGCTTAAGATACGGGATCAAAATGGAAGTCTTGCTTGTGAGACCAGATTTCCTAAATCTTTCACATACGAACCATGAAGAGAAACGGTGCAAGATAATTTTGATATAGAATTAATCATCAAGAAGTTAAAGGAGTTACTGAGTGGTAGGGAGAGGAAAAATTTGGAAATGGGCAGCACAAGTGAAGACCCACAGTACTAAGTGTCCCAGACAGAGAGCCATTCCCAGTGAGGGGTTTCTGGGCTGGGAATGTGGAGCTGGACAGAACTTGGTCAGGCTGGGCAGGGAATTGGGAGCGTGCCAGCTGCCTGAGGCTGTCCCACTTGGCTctgggaagggagcagagagAAATGCCTTCTCATCCTGTTAAGACCTTTTGTAGCTTCACCCCTTAGAATCcatccctttctcccttttgtcCATTCAGGAATAGTCGCAGAGGACAAGAGAGAGAAGGtaacacaaagaagaaaggaggaaaatgcagtTCTTTGGTGTTTGAAGAATCA includes the following:
- the MCHR2 gene encoding LOW QUALITY PROTEIN: melanin-concentrating hormone receptor 2 (The sequence of the model RefSeq protein was modified relative to this genomic sequence to represent the inferred CDS: deleted 1 base in 1 codon); translated protein: MSEFQPSCQNATPDFFNRSSNGKHHYQVINAADTIILPSLIGIIRSTGLVGNILIVFTIIRTQKKTIPDIYICNLAIADLVHIIGMPFLIHQWACGGEWVFGSLLCTIITSLDTCNQFTCSAIMTAVSLDRYLALVQPFCLTHLQTRSKTIRVNFCLWVASLILVFPVWVYSKVIKFKDGLECCAFDLASHGDVLLYTLYTTLYTITTFFFPLPLIFICYILILCYTWDTYQQNKKAERCYNTSIPRQRVMKLTKMMFALVIVFVVTAAPFHVIQLVNLQVSHPTLTFYVSYYVSICLSYVSSSINPFLYILLSGTFQKLLWRCINMEVRMAEGGVKHIENTLKSSF